GCGCTCCCGGTCACGGAGGGGGAAATCTACTTCGCCGGACGCGACGACGAGGAGCCGACTGCCATTACGTCGCTCTCGCCGGCCGAACGCGTTCGCCGCGGCATTGGTCGGTCCTTCCAGATATCGAATATATTTGGCGGATTATCTGTTCGAGAAAACGTCAGACTGGCAGTCCAGTCGGTCAACCGAGAGGAAATTGGGCTGCTCGAGTCGCTGTTTAGACCGACCGACCGCTACGACGGGATCACCGCCGAAACCGAGCGCATCCTGGAGCGAGTCGGCCTCGAGTCGGTCGCGGACGTCACCGCCAACGCGCTGGCGTACGGCGATCGCCGCCGCCTCGAAATCGGCGTCGTCCTGGCGACCGATCCCGAACTGGTCTTGCTCGACGAACCGACCGCCGGCATGAGCGTCGAGGAGACGCGAGAGACGATCGAATTGATCCAGAACGTTCTAGTCGACCAGACATTACTGCTAATCGAACACGACATCGAACTCGTCATGGAACTTTCCGACCGAATCAGCGTGTTGAATCGCGGTGAACTCCTCGCGGAGGGAACGCCGGATCAGATCTCCAGCAACCAGGCCGTCCAGGACGCCTACCTCGGAGGGACGCTCGATGAGTGATCGCGTCCCGCTCCTCGAACTCGAGGACGTCGACGCGGGCTACGGCGAAACGCGGGTCCTGCACGACCTGTCGCTCGCGATCGAGGAGGGAGAAATCGTCTCGCTGATCGGGCGCAACGGGGCCGGCAAGACGACCACCCTTCGGTCGATCATGGGGATCGTTACGCCCACGTCGGGAACGATCGCCTACCGCGGCGAGGACATCTCGCATCTCGACGCGACCGCGACCGCCAAGCGGGGACTCTCGCTCGTCCCCGAGGAGCGCCAGATATTCCCTGAGTTGACCGTCCGCGAGAACCTCGAACTGGCTGCCTACGGCGGGGCTGACGACGTCGACTCGCTCTCGGTCGACGAGGCGCTCGAGACGTTCGAGAACCTCGCCGAGCGGGAGGGGAACGCCGGGTCGTCGCTCTCGGGCGGCGAACAGCAGATGCTCGCCATCGCCCGGGCGCTCGTCGCGGGGGCCGACCTCATCTTGCTCGACGAGCCGACCGAGGGGCTCGCCCCGTACATCGTCCAGGACGTCATGGACATCATCGAGGACCTCAACGAGCGGGGAATCACGGTCCTTCTGATCGAACAGAACGTCCACGTCGGCCTTGCCCTTGCGGACCGGAACTACGTCATCAACCAAGGCGAGATCGTCTGGGAGGGAACGTCGGCGGAACTCGAGGCTGACGAGGAGGTACTCGATCGGTTCCTCGGCGTCACGGCCTGATCGTTTTCTTTTGCGGGTTTTCGCTCGAGCCGCCGTTGGCCGATGCGCTTGCTACCGCTCACGACGAGTCCGTCACCATTCGCATGATGGGGTTCGCCGTGATTCCGTGGAGGACGATCGAGATGAGGACGACGGCCCCAACGAGCGCCCAGAGCAGATCGGCGTCGGAGAAGGCGGCCTCGTTGAGGCCGTGAGCGAGGTAGTAGAACGAACCGATCCCGCGGATGCCGAAGAACGCGATGGCGCCGCGATCGGCCCACCCCGTACTCGAGCCGAGGAAGCCGACGAGGCCGGCCAGCGGACGCACGAGGAAGACGATGGCAACGGCAGCGATCACCGCCTCGAGCGTCAGCGGCGCGAGCAGGCCACCGGCGATCGCGCCGCCGAAGAAGACCATGATGACTCCCATAGAGACCTGTTCGGCGAGTTCGCTGATTTCGTGGAGCGCGTCGTTGTACTCGTGAGACCGTTCGGAACTGCGGATCGTCACCGCGGCGACGAATACCGCGATGAAGCCGTACCCGCCGACGAGTTCGGTGATCCCGTAGATGAGGAGCGTCCCGGCGACGGCCTCGAGCCCCTGGACGGACCTGGCGATCTGCGTGTTCGGTTCGGTGCCGAAGATGAGCCTGGCGCTGATCCAGCCGAGGATGACGCCGGCGAGAGTCCCGACGACGACCCGGTAGCCGACATCGACCAGCAGCCACTCTCCCATCCAGTTACCCGGGGCGATGCCGACGAGGGCCATGGCGACGGCGAGATTGGTGAATGGAAAGGCGAAGCCGTCGTTGAGTCCGGCCTCGGAGGAAAGCGCGAACCGGACCTCGTCATCGTACTCCCCCTCGCCGATCACGTCCTCTTCGGATCCGTCTCCGGGGTCCTCAACCTGGACTTCGGAGGCGAGCACGGGATCGGTCGGAGCGATACACGCCCCGAGGAGAATCGCCGTCGGGACGACGAGGCCGACCAGCCACCAGCCGACCAACGCCGCACCGGCGATCGATAACGGCATTGCGATCAGCAGCAATCGCCAGGTCGACGACCAGGCACGCAGTCCTGGTGCCCGGTCGAGTTTCAGTCCGACGCCCATCAGCGCGATGATGACCCCGAACTCCGCTAGCCGTTCGACGACGTGGCCCTGCTCGAGCGGATCGGGGGCAGGGAGCCCGAACGGTAATCCGAACGTGAGAAATCCTAGGACCACGAAGAATATGGGCAGAGAAATCGCTCTGTCGGCGACGTATCGGGGGAGCACGGCGATGCCGAACAGCGTCACACCGACGACGACGAAGCCGATGTCGTACAACTCGAGTACCACAGCAGTACTATCCATCAACGATCAGATAAGACCGAACCCGTCAGTTGCAGGCAGAGGGTCGTTTGTCGTGGTCGTCGTTCGTTCCCTATGGACCGACGGTTCGGAGGGGCGTCGAGTGTGTCGAAGTCGAGTGAATCGGGGCGAATTGCGTCGGAGTCGAGTGCGTCGAGGCGGATTGAGTCGAAGTCGAGCGAGTCAGAGTCGAACACGCCGGATCGAATCTCGAGACGCACCGCCCTCGGCATCCTCGCCGTCGGCGTTTCCGCGTCGCTCGCGGGCTGTACCCAGGACGTAGGCGAGGAACTCCCACCGAATACGTCCTGGCCGATCGCCGAACTCGTTCCCGACCTGCCGATAACGAAACGGACGGACGTGTTCGCGGCGGGAATCGAGTCGGTAGACGACGAAATCACCGACGAGGACGCGTTCGCAGAGACGCTCGAGGCCGAAGAGCTCGAGGTCGAGTCACTCGAGCGCGAGCGGGACGTGCTGACCCTCGAGTACGTCAACCGGGAGCGGTACGAAACGGGAACGATTCACGAACTCGGTCCGATCGCTGGAGCCTACGCGGCCCTGATCGACGCCGGCTACGACGCCGTCGCCCTCGCGATCACGATTCTCGACGACGCGCCCGAATCATACGGCTCGGCGACGGTCGAGAGCGCGTGGGCCGAACGCTACGTGACTGGCAACCTGACGGCCGCCGAGTACGGCGAACTGGTGGCCACCACGATCAACTCACGGCGCCACCCGCCGTTCGTCGGCGTCTCGCCGGAGGAGTAGCGTGATCGAGTAACCCACGCCGGTCGTCTCGGTAGCCTCGTCCAGTACGACGGTCGAATCGGTGTCCGTAGTCCGTCCCCAGGCTTCCGTCGCCGCTGGCCTGGCGATTCCCGCCGCGTTTATTACGTTCCCTTCCCGTCTTCAGGGTATGACCATCTACGAGAGCGACCTTCCCGGCGTCGGCAAGAAGCACGAGGTGGAACTCGAGGGCGGGGAGCGCCTCGTCATCGTCACCCACAACACGGGTAAACGGGAGATCTACCGAAAAGAGAAGGAGGGGGCCGACAGCGAGAAGGTGTTCGAATTGCCCGACCGGCTCGCCCGCAAGGTAGGAACGATCCTCGAGGGCGCGTACTTCCAGCCGGTACAATCCGAGCGTGTGGAGACCATGCTCACCGGTGAGACGTTCATCGAGTGGTACAACCTGGACCCGGCCTCGGAACTCGTCGGCCAGACAATCGCCGAGGCACAGATTCGCGAGCGAACCGGGGTCTCGATCGTCGCGATCCAGCGAGGCGAGGAGGTTCTCGCTGCCCCCGGCCCGGAGACGACGTTCGCGGCCGACGACACGCTCGTCGTCGTCGGCGACCGCGACGACTGCCGGGACTTCGAGTCACTGATCGGGGGCGACGGCGGAGGGTGATCCCCGTGCAGCCACCACTGGAGGTGTCCGAGAGTGGCAGCTGAAACCCACCTCGTCGACGTCGGTGCGCTTTTCGCCGTCGCCGCCGTCGCCGGCCTGCTCGCCTCGCGCATCGATCAGTCGGTGATCCCGTTTTACATCGTTGCCGGGATGCTTTCGGGCCCGTACGTACTCGGTAGGGTCGACCTTCCGGCCCACCTGGGGACAGACCTCCTCCCGCACGGAGAGGCGCTGGCGCTCGACGGCCAGGCCGAATTCATCCACCTGGGTGCCGAACTCGGGATCGTCTTCTTGCTGTTCTTCCTGGGCCTCGAATTCAACCTCGAGCGACTGCTGGCGGCCAAACACAGAATCGGGAAAGCCGGGAGCGTGGATCTGGCCATCAACTTCGGTGCCGGACTGCTCCTCGGGTTCGTGCTCTTCGAGTCACTCCTCGCGGCCCTGCTCGTCGCGGGCATCGTCTACATCTCCTCGAGTGCGATCATCACCAAGTCCCTGATCGACCTCGGCTGGATCGCCAACGACGAGGCGAACCCGATGCTCGGAACGCTCGTCTACGAGGACCTCTTCATCGCTATCTACCTCGCGGTCGTCTCCGCGCTCGTCCTGGGCGGTGGCGACGTGGAAGAGGCCATCGGCTCGATCGGGATCGCGCTTGGGTTCATTATCGCGCTCCTGGTGCTCGTCCAGTTCGGCACCGCCTGGTTCCAGCGAAGCCTCGAGACGGACTCCAACGAGTTCCTCATCCTTCGCACGCTGGGAATCCTCGTCCTGATCGCAGGCGCCGCGCTCGCCCTGGGCGTTAGCGAGGCCGTCGCCGCCTTCTTCGTCGGAATGGGGTTCTCCGCGACCGACCACGTCCACGATCTCGAACAGTTGCTCGAGCCTGTCCGGGACGTCTTCGCCGCCATCTTCTTCTTCTGGATCGGCCTCGAGACGAACCCACAGTTGTTCGCCGGTGTCGCCGGGCTAATCGCCGTCGCAGTGATCGTCACGACGCCGACAAAACTGCTGAGCGGCTACCTCGGTGGTCGGATTTACAACCTCGACGAGCGTCGATCCCTGCGGGTCGGCCTCGGCATGACGACCCGTGGCGAGTTCTCCCTGATCATCGCGAGCATCGCCGTGGCGGGCGCCGGCGGGGCGCTCACCGAACCCGTCGCTACCCAGATCTACGCGTTCGCCGTCGGCTACGTGCTGGTCATGAGCATCCTCGGGACGACGTTCATGCAGTACGCCGACCGCATCGAAGCGGTGCTCGTGCCGCGCCTCGAGGCGCGCAGTGGGCCGGTCTCGAGCGGCGACTGATCGATCGTTTCGGCCGTCGATTTTTCGTTCGGCGTGAACTCACAGCCGATGCCCACTGCGACCCGTGTCT
This region of Natronosalvus halobius genomic DNA includes:
- a CDS encoding ABC transporter ATP-binding protein, translating into MATEPLPTNADPILRTEGLVKRFGEFTATDHVELELERGEFRSLIGPNGAGKTTLFNLISGALPVTEGEIYFAGRDDEEPTAITSLSPAERVRRGIGRSFQISNIFGGLSVRENVRLAVQSVNREEIGLLESLFRPTDRYDGITAETERILERVGLESVADVTANALAYGDRRRLEIGVVLATDPELVLLDEPTAGMSVEETRETIELIQNVLVDQTLLLIEHDIELVMELSDRISVLNRGELLAEGTPDQISSNQAVQDAYLGGTLDE
- a CDS encoding ABC transporter ATP-binding protein — protein: MSDRVPLLELEDVDAGYGETRVLHDLSLAIEEGEIVSLIGRNGAGKTTTLRSIMGIVTPTSGTIAYRGEDISHLDATATAKRGLSLVPEERQIFPELTVRENLELAAYGGADDVDSLSVDEALETFENLAEREGNAGSSLSGGEQQMLAIARALVAGADLILLDEPTEGLAPYIVQDVMDIIEDLNERGITVLLIEQNVHVGLALADRNYVINQGEIVWEGTSAELEADEEVLDRFLGVTA
- a CDS encoding cation:proton antiporter — protein: MVLELYDIGFVVVGVTLFGIAVLPRYVADRAISLPIFFVVLGFLTFGLPFGLPAPDPLEQGHVVERLAEFGVIIALMGVGLKLDRAPGLRAWSSTWRLLLIAMPLSIAGAALVGWWLVGLVVPTAILLGACIAPTDPVLASEVQVEDPGDGSEEDVIGEGEYDDEVRFALSSEAGLNDGFAFPFTNLAVAMALVGIAPGNWMGEWLLVDVGYRVVVGTLAGVILGWISARLIFGTEPNTQIARSVQGLEAVAGTLLIYGITELVGGYGFIAVFVAAVTIRSSERSHEYNDALHEISELAEQVSMGVIMVFFGGAIAGGLLAPLTLEAVIAAVAIVFLVRPLAGLVGFLGSSTGWADRGAIAFFGIRGIGSFYYLAHGLNEAAFSDADLLWALVGAVVLISIVLHGITANPIMRMVTDSS
- a CDS encoding cation:proton antiporter regulatory subunit; this translates as MTIYESDLPGVGKKHEVELEGGERLVIVTHNTGKREIYRKEKEGADSEKVFELPDRLARKVGTILEGAYFQPVQSERVETMLTGETFIEWYNLDPASELVGQTIAEAQIRERTGVSIVAIQRGEEVLAAPGPETTFAADDTLVVVGDRDDCRDFESLIGGDGGG
- a CDS encoding cation:proton antiporter, producing MAAETHLVDVGALFAVAAVAGLLASRIDQSVIPFYIVAGMLSGPYVLGRVDLPAHLGTDLLPHGEALALDGQAEFIHLGAELGIVFLLFFLGLEFNLERLLAAKHRIGKAGSVDLAINFGAGLLLGFVLFESLLAALLVAGIVYISSSAIITKSLIDLGWIANDEANPMLGTLVYEDLFIAIYLAVVSALVLGGGDVEEAIGSIGIALGFIIALLVLVQFGTAWFQRSLETDSNEFLILRTLGILVLIAGAALALGVSEAVAAFFVGMGFSATDHVHDLEQLLEPVRDVFAAIFFFWIGLETNPQLFAGVAGLIAVAVIVTTPTKLLSGYLGGRIYNLDERRSLRVGLGMTTRGEFSLIIASIAVAGAGGALTEPVATQIYAFAVGYVLVMSILGTTFMQYADRIEAVLVPRLEARSGPVSSGD